The genomic DNA TCGGACGAGGTCCAGCGCCTCGGTGAAGCAGGTGCGCGCCTGCGTGTACCTGCGTTGGTGTACGGCGGTGTAGCCCAAGCAGTTGCGCAGTGCGGGGGCCATCCGCTCGTCGGTTGCCTCGTCCACGTGGTCGAGCGCGATCTCAAGTGCTGTCTGGCACTCGTGGTAGCGGCCCTGCCGTACGAAGTAGTCGACCAGCGCCTCGGCGATCCAGCAGGCGTAGTCGGCTTCGCCGAGGGCCGCGGCGTGTCCGACGACGTCGGCGAGCTCTCCACCGGCCGCGTCCAGCCAGGCTGCCGCCTCCTGCCAGGTCGTGAAAGGTGCTCCATCCGGCGGAGGTCCGGTGGGGAAGCTGCGGGAGCCCCAGTCACTGGCGATCCGGGCCGCGTCCAGATAAAGGCGGAGCGCGGCTGTGCGTGCGGCGGAGGCCTCGGCGGGCGCGGCCTCCGCGAGGTGTCTTGCGTGCACGCGCACCAGGTCGTGCAATCGATAGCGGCCCGGACGCGGCTGCTGCAGAAGACTCGTGTCGACCAGGCTCTCCAGGATCTGCTCGGTGGCGTGGGACGGCCCATGGAGCATGGTCGCCGACGTCAGCACGTCGAACTCGACCGTCGGTGCCAGACCCAGGGCACGGAATCCGCGCTGCTGCTCGGGTGCGAGATGTTCGTACGACAGGGTGAAGGCCGCCTCCACGCTGCGATCCCCGACGCTCAGTTCGCCGAGCCTGTGCTCATCGCCTGCCATGCGGCCCGCCAGGTACTCCACCGTCCAGGTGCTGCGGTTCTGCAGCCGCGACCCGGCGATGCGCAGTGCCAGCGGCAGTCCGTCGCAGAGCCCGACCAGCTGATGGGTCGCCTCCGGCTCCCTGCCCGCGCGCTCCTCTCCGATGATGTGCGTGAGCAGGGACACCGCGTCCCCGCTGTCCAGGGGCTCCAGGGTGACCCGTCGGTCGGCGTCGAGTTCGGCCAGCCGGCGTCGGCCGGCCACCAGTACCCTGCTTCCCGCCCCTGCCGGCAGCAGCGGCCGTATCTGGTCGGCGTCCAGGGCGTCGTCCAGCACGAGGAGCAGTCGAAGCGGGCTCGTCGCCGCCCGCCAGACCGCGGTGAGCTCTTCGAGGTCGCTCGGCAGTTCGCCTTTGGCCGCGCCGAGCGATCGCAGCAGCCGCTGCAGCGCCTGCTCCGGCGATTGCCGCCGCTGCGTGCTGTGCGCTCGCAGGTCCGCGAACAGGCAGCCGTCCGGGTAATCGGCGCTGAGCTCCCGGGCCGCGCGCACGACGAGCGCGGTCTTGCCGACGCCGGCCGTACCGTCCACCGTCACGATCGATACGGATCCGGGCGCGGAAGGCGCGATCAGCTGAGCCAGCTCGGCCTCCCGCCCGATCAGGTGGCCGGCGTCGCCCGGCAGTTCGTTGACGGTGCGGCCGGGCCGGGGCCGGGTGGAAGGAGCGGCGGAGCGCGCCGTGGCCCGGCCGAGGAGGAGTTCGTCGTCCCGGCGCAGCACCGCTTCATGTACCCGACGGAGCTCATCGCCGGGATCGACCCCGAGCTCGTCGCGCAGTCGCTCGCACATGTCCTGATGGACGGCGAGGGCCTCCGCCTGGCGTCCGTTGCCGTACAGGGCGCGCATGCGCAACGCCGCGAGCGACTCGTCGTACGGACCGGACGCCGACAGGGCGCCGAGACCGTCCAGGGCATCGGCGAACCGGCCGAGCAGAACCAGGCACTCGAGCCGTTCCACCCGAACCCCGAGGAGGCGCTCCAGCAGTCGCTGCCGTTCGACGTCGGCGAACGGTCCGGGCAGCCCGGCCAGCGGCTCGCCGTCGAACAGGTCGAGTGCGGCCGACAACCGGTCCACCGCGGTGGCCGGATCCCCGGACGCCTTCGCGCGCCGAGCGCCCTCGATGTGCTCGGCCAGGTCCGCCGCATCGAGCTGGACGTCGTCGACGACGAGGCGGTAACCGCCCCCTTCCCCGCGGATCATCGAATCCGCCGGCCCGGTGCCCTCCGCGTCGAGGGTCTGCCGCAACCCGTAGATGTAGCTGGGCAGTACCTTGCGGCCGGTTCTCGGTGGCTCGGCCCCCCAGACCCCGTCGAGCAACTGTTCGTGGCTCACCAGGAAGCCCGGACGCAGCGCCAGCGCGGCCAGCACGGCTTGTCGCCGGACGGGCCCCAGGGGCAGCTGGACCCCGCCACGCCAGGCCCGCACCGGCCCGAGCACGGCAAGCCGGAGCCGTCGACAAGAACCCGCGCCCACCCGAAGCCTCCGCCCCGCTCCGCGCATCATCAGAATTTCATTGGCATTGCAGCGTGTGCCGCCATGGTTTGCAAGTGCCCGTCGAAACCACGGTGTTCGACCGCGGGAAGCACCGGAGGGCGCGCTGTGCCGGGCGGCGGCCGTTGGCGGGGGGAACGGCCGCCGCCCCCCGAGGAAGGAACACGGACGTGACCGTCATCGACGGGTCTCTCACGAGATTGCTGAAACAGCGGAGGCTCTTCCTCACACGTGAGCGGAGCGATGCCGCGGAGATCGTGTACGTATGCGTGGACGACGGGCTCCCCGGTGGCTATCCGGTCGGGTACGTCATCCCGTCCCGTACGGGGACCTGGTTCGCGTACGCCCGAGCCCGCCCCGGCCGTGTCTTCGCCAACGACCAGGTGGACGCCGGCCTGTCGAGTGTCGAGGAGGCCGTGCGCGCCGTCCTCGATCACGCCCGCTACGGGGACGTCCTGTTCGCCCTGGAACAGCGGGCAGGCTCCGACGCCACGTACACCGCCGAGGTGAGCCGGGCCCATGCCACCTGGCTTGCCGCGCTCGCCGAGCCCGAAGGCATCACCCACCTCGGCAACGGCAGGGTGCGATTCACCGGCCCCGCCGTCGCGTATCTGCGCGGCCTTCCGGCACGCCTCGGCTGCCACGTGGACGACGACGACCGGATCCGGATGGGCAGGGAGTCGTACCGGTTGGTCCGCGAGACCCGACGCACCGTCGAAGCACGCCCTGAAGGAGGAACGGGCTGACCGACGCCGAGTTGGTGGCCGCGGCCGCCCGCTTCCTGCGGGACGAGGTCATGTCCTGACCACCATGCAGCGGGCGGCGGTCACGAGGATGTCGAAGACGCCGGACCGTGTTCGGTCCGGGGCCATCCGGCTCGTGCCCCCGACAGGATTCGAACCGGCGACACCCGCTTCAGAATGTGCATCATTCTCGATCTCGTACCCCGGTTGAGTGACGGCCACCGTGTGGTGGGGTGCGGCGTGGGCGAGCAGGGTGACGTGAGAGAGCGGGGCGTGCGGGTCGACAGCCAAGGGCTGTCCCGACAGCCCTTAGCCTGAGCTGGCCAGGAGCCCAGTCGACGTCGGGAGCAACACGTGGCAAGGCTGGGAGTGTGGAAGTGGGCGGGAAAGCGGAGCCGCCTGCTGCCCGCCGTCCTGCTTCTCTTCGCCGTGTCGATGGACCTCGCCACACCGCGCACCGTCAGCGCTGCGGCCCTCTACGCGGCCGCGATCCTGACGGCCGCCCCCCTGCTGTCCCTGCGCGGCACCATCATCACCGGCGTGAGTGCGTTCCTCCTCGACTGGGCCATGTTCCGGATCTTCGGCTACCGCCGGAGTCCGGTCGAGTTCAGCGAGCTGGCCATGGTTGCGACAGTGACCGTGATCGCGGCCTTCCTGAATCGCCTCCTGGCCAACCGAGAGATGCAGCTGCAGTCCGTACGCGATATCGCCGCCGCTGCTCAGCGTGCAGTTCTGCCACACCCGCCGGAGAGAATCGGCCCGCTGCGCTTCGCCGCACACTACGAGGCCGCTCAGACGGATGCGCAGATCGGCGGGGACCTCTACGCGGTGGTCGACACTCCGTTCGGTGTGCGCTGCGTGATCGGTGATGTGCGTGGCAAGGGGATGGAAGCAGTCAGGGCGGTCGCGGTCTGCGTCGGGACTTTTCGAGAGGCGGCCCTGCAGGAGCCCAGCCTGGCCGGCCTCGTGCAACGGCTGGAGCGGGCCGTCACCCTCGATGCTCGGCAGGCAGGGAGCCTGTTCGAGAGCGAAGGGTTCATCACAGGCGTGTTCGTGGAATTCCCGCAGCGAGGAAACGAATTCCGGTTGGTCAACCGCGGGCACCCGGCGCCTCTGCTGTTCCTGGGAGACACAGTGCAGTACGTCGAGCCCGGTCGGCCGGATCTGCCTCTGGGCCTGGCTGCCCTCGGTGCCGGCCCCGAGTGCGTCGACACGGTGACGTTCCCCGAAGGAGCCAGTCTGCTGCTGTACACCGACGGGCTGACCGAGGCCCGGGACGAGACGGGCACCTTCTACGACCCGGTCGGCAGGTTCACGGGACATCGCCATCCCGGCCCGGACGCCCTCGTCGACGACCTGCTCGCCGACGTGCACAGGCACACGGGTGGTACGAGAACCGACGACATGGCGCTGCTGGCCATCACCCGTACACCCGACGACGCACGACCGACGAGCCCTCGATAGTGACGCTCCCGGCTCCGGGGGTATCGCCGTCTCGGTGACGGCGGTGACGGATGCGCGCCTCATGGGCGCAAGCGCGAGTGCGGACGTCACGGCATCCGGGCTTGACGTTCACACTAATGTCAACCTTTAGCTTCGGTTCAGTAGCTGAAAGCCAGCTGAACGGCGCAAGGAGACATTGCCATGTCCAAGGCTCTGACAGGACGGACTGCGCTCGTGACCGGAGGGTCGCGGGGTATCGGTGCGGGGATCGCTCGTGAACTGGCACGCGAGGGTGCAAACGTTGTCATCACCTACCGAAAGTCGCGCGAGCAGGCGGAAGAGGTTGTCGCGGACCTGGCCGCTCTGGGGGCGAAGGCGCTTGCCGTGCAGGCGGATCAGTCCGTTCCCCACGAGGCGTCGACCGCTGTCGAACAGGCTGCCGAGTTCCTGGGCGGCCGGATCGATGTGCTGGTGAATTCTGCCGGAGTCGCCGTCATGGGAACCGTCGACCAGTTGGACCTGGACCTTCTCGAAGGAGTCCAGCAGATGATGGCCACCAATGTGATGGGGACCGTCGTCACCACGCATTCCGCATCGCGCTATCTGCCCGACGGCGGGCGTGTCATCTTGGTGGGAAGCAATGTCGCCCACCGCATTCCTGTCCCTGGCGTTGCCGAATACGCGGCAAGCAAGGCAGCGATCGACCAGCTCGGCCGCGGGTGGGCGCGCGACTTCGGCCCGCGCGGCATCACCGTCAATGTCGTACAGCCCGGGGCGACCGACACGGACATGAACCCTGCGGACGGGCCGAATGCTGCCCCGCAGGTGGCCATGACACCCCTGGGGCGCATGGGCACCACCGAGGACGTTGCCAAGGCGGTCGTCTTCCTCGCCGGTGAGAACGCTGCGTACATCACAGGCGCACGGTTGACCGTCGATGGCGGATTCAGCATCTGATTTGGGAGCAGCACCCGTAGCGTGCGGTGCTCCGGTGCCAGGACGGCAGTCGACGGCACCGGAGCACCGCCACTGGGGAATCGGCCCGTCGCGACGTCCTCGAGCCCGCCTCCGTCACACCGGCAGCGTCAGCCCTGCGCCTCATCGATGGCGCCTTCCGGCAGGTGAGCGCTCGGCCGCGTGAGTCTCGCCGCTGTCACTCCGCAACCAGGACCAGGACTCCGTCCGCGGTCGTGGGCGTGGGGACCGTGGCGTCCTCGCGGAGGCGCAGGTAGGCCTCGATCGCGCGCTGGTTGCGTTGCAGCACGTCGATGCGCCGTTTGATGCTGCTGAGTTGACGTCGCAGACCGTCCAGGTCCTTTGCGTCGGGACACTCCCGGGCGTGCGCATCGCCCTCGGCGGACCCGAGGCAGGGCAGGACCTCGCGGATCATCTCCGTCGTCAGACCGGCTTCGAGGAGTTCGCGGATCTGCAGTACACGGTCGATGGCCGGCTCGCCGTACGTGCGGTATCCGTTGGGACTCCGGAACGGCGTCAGGATGCCGACCTCTTCGTAGTAACGAAGCAGCCGCGGCGCGACACCGGTCTTCGCGGCCAGTTCTCCGATCTTCATATTGCCCTCCCTTGTCGGGTATTCGTGCGGACGGTACGCCTCGTCCTCGCACAGGCAGGCGATCTTGCCTTCGACCGCTGAACCTTCACACTACTGGAAAGGTTCGGCTTCTTCCGCAGTCCGGAATGTGAGATCGAACCGCCCGCGCCACGACTCGGTGACAGCCGGACAGCGCCGGACCCTCCCCCGCCATGACCTGGGAGGGTCCAGCGCTTATGCGTTCTCTGCGGCACCCTCGCCACGGTGCTGTGACCTGGACGAACGGGAGCGTAGGCGCACCCAGGGTGGTGGGAGAAGATCTCTCCCACTCTCCCCTCGTTGCCCTGCCCGTCGGGGAGCTACTGGTTCGCTGGGGGACCTTGCGGAGTCCACCGGTCCGTGCCCGGTCGGAGACGTCCGCCTGGCTCAGTCGAGCAGCGTCTCACCGAGCCGTGATCCGCTCGCGAGGCCGAAGTCGGCCGAGCTGAGGGACTTGGAACCGGAACCGGTGAGGCCGGACGAAGTACCCGGGAGGGTCCACAGGCCTCCGCTGCGGTCGTTCTCGAAGGAGGCGGTCACCGCCAGGTCTGCCTTGCCGTTGTTGTTGTAGTCGGTGAGCCGGACCTGGGCGCCGAAGAGGTCATCGGTCTCCGCGACGCCCGGAACGCCGGCGGTGTCCTGGGAAATGCGCACGACTCCGGATTGCGAGACACCGGAGGCGGAGCCGCGGAACACTGTCACGTCACCGGCGTTCTCCAGATTGCCGAGCCATTCGCCGTTGGCGCCGACCACCAGTTCGGCCTTGCCGTCGCCGGTGATGTCGCCGATCGCCACCGAGGATCCCCAGCCGTCGCCGTCCTCGTCGGCGCCGGGCACACCGGTGCTGTTCTGGTGCAGGGTCACCGGGTCGCCGAAGCCCGTCAGGCTGCCGTACCGGACGGTCACGTAACCGGAGCCGTTGCTGGGGTCGTCGACGTAGTAGGTGTCGGGCCAGGTGAGGGAGGTGGCCATGTCGTCGAAGCCGTCGCCGTTGATGTCGCCGAGGGCGACCGCGGTGCTCCCGTCGTCCACGCGCTGTATCCGGTTCGGACGGCCTTCCTGACCTGTGTAGATGTCGGTGCCCGGGCGTCCGGTGCCGGGATTGCCGGTCACGGCCAGGTCGTGCTTGCCGTCTCCGTTGACGTCGCCCACGGCTGCTTCCCAATTGAGGAGCTGGGCACCCGGGACCGCCATGGTGTACGCGGGGGTTGTCTGGCTCTCCCGGGAGTGGCCGCCCTTGTATACGACGACCGCGTCCGGCTCGATCACGGCGAGGTCCGCGCCGCTGTCACCGGTGAAGTCCCCCACCGCCACGTCCAGGCCATGACTCTGCCACTGGTGTGGGTTGTCCACCGTGGTCGTGGTGCTGCTGGTGAACGGCTTGGCGCCGCCCCAGAGGATGGTCACGCTGCCCTGGCCCTCGTACGCGCCCACGTCCTCACCGTCGGCGCCCACAACCAGGTCCGCGTATCCGTCCGAGTCCAGGTCTCCGCTGGCGATCGACATACCGAAGCGGTCGCCCTCTTCCGGTGTGCCCGGCACCCCTGCGGAACTCTGGTTGAGCCCGATCTTCTGCGTGGTCAGTCCGGTGGCCGATCCGAGAGACACGACCACACCACCCGCAGCAGAGGCGCCGTTGATGGACTTGTACGGCGCGCCGATCGCGATGTCCCGGTGTCCGTCGCCATTGAAGTCGTCGGCGTATCTGGCGGGGGCGGCGGACGCCGGTGCCGCGGTCACAGCGGTGAACAGGCCACCAGCCAGCGCGGTTACGGTCGCGGCGGCGACAACGGTGCGGAAGGGCAGAGACATGACGGTCTTCTCCTTGGAGCAGTGTGGGGCGATGCCGTAGACGACCCAAGTGGTTGAAGGGTTGTACGAGGCAGGCCGTACGTTTGCGCAACCCGACTGATTCGTCCGAGTGCGCCGCCTCGCGGCGGAATCGGCCGGCAGCCTCGGCCGGCGCATCCGAAACCGGGTACGTCCGGCATCAGGCCCGGTGGCGGCGCCCTCTACGACGACGAGACCGAGGACCGCCACCGTCGCGCCCTGCCCCTCCCAGCCGCGCGGATGTCGAAGACCTCCGGCTGTGATCGGCTGGGGGTCTTTTCGCTTGTGCCCCCGACAGGATTCGAACCTGCGACACCCGCTTAAGGGGTTCGACCGACCGGACACGGGATCACGGCCACACGCCTCCGGCGTCGGAACGGGATGCCGCCCTGCACTCTCGGATCCGGTGTTGCGCGCTGACGTTGCCGTCGACCGCTGCCGTCACGACCTCCAGCCGAAGCTGCTCGGCCCCGGCCCCGGCCATGGCCCCGGCCACCGTGGCGCCGGCCGCCCCTGGGATGCCGGCGAGCTTCGCCTCACAAGTTGTCCGATCGCCGTCCGGGGTGTCCACGGGCATCCGCCACATGGGCCCAGCTGCTGGTCAGGGCGCCTGCCGGACATCATGTTCGCAGTCGTCCGCCTGTGCTCGTCGGCGTTGTCACGCGGTGGGACACCCAGCCGCGCCGGTGACTGATCGCCTTGTCTCGTTGGCAACTCGACGCGGTGGGCGCAGACATCCATGTGACGGCGTCCGTCGTCCGGGTAGTCGGCGAAGGCGCACCGATGAGTTCCGCCGGCCGGGCCGGTCTACCAGTACGTACGCCATCGACTCACCGACTGGAGACCCACCATGACGAATCCCGCACACCCGGGCCGCACGCTGTTCGTGAACATCCCCGTGGCGGACCTCGAGCTCAGCAAGGCGTTCTTCGCCAAGCTCGGGTTCGGCTTCAACCCGATGTTCACCGACGAGACCGCCGCCTGCATGCTGGTCGGCGAGCATGCCTTCGTCATGCTGCTCAGCCGCGAGAAGTTCGCGGAGTTCGCGAAACTGCCGATGGCCGATCCCACCACGCACACGCTGGCCCTGTACTGCTTCAGCGTGTCGTCCCGCGATGAGGTCGATTCGGTCAGCGCCGCTGCAGTCGCGGCGGGCGGCTGCGAGGTGGATGGCGCCGAGGACCATGGCTTCATGTACTCACGCAGCTTCTACGACCTCGACGGCCACGGCTGGCAAGTCATGTGGATGGACCCGGCAGCGGCGGAGCAGGGCCCCGAGGCGTTCGCGGCCTCCGCGCAGGGCGCCGATACCCCGGCCTGACCCACCACGCGTAAGGCACGTGGCAAAGCGGTCGTCAACGGCTGCCCCACCGCCTGAAGGCCTCGGACCAACTGCGCGGGTGTCGGCGAGCTGCCGCGGGCGTACCGGACGCAGCAGTGTGCGGGCGGCGCCGATGACCTGTGCCCGCCGGGGCAGCTGAACTCCCGCCCGTGTCGCGGCGGGGGAACAGAAGGCCGGGCACATGTTCGCAAGACCGTCCACTGCCACCTGTGGCATATGCGCGAGCGCATGGATCCTTCGCTCGGTCGGCCGGGCGGAACTTTAGGCATCGACCGGACCGTCTTTACTCTGGTCGATCCGCTGCCATTGCGGCTACCTCAGACCACTCGGCGCCGCTGCTGCTCACCATTGCGTCTCCTGCGACGCCTACGCGCCTTCGCATCGTGCTCAACAGACTTTCGTCCGGAGCGCGCCGGTATGCGAGCAGCCATTCCAGAGCCCCAGGATCCATGGGGCGCGGGCATGGCGCACGGTGACACTGTGTAGAGTCCCGCGCATGCCCGCACCCGTCATCGTTCGTGATGTTTTCCACCGGCTACAGGAAGAGCTGGGGGAGGAGGACGCCGGCATCACCTTCGAAAACGGCCCCGGCCCTCTCGACCGGATCGACGTCATGGTCCACAGGGCGGCGGATTCGTCGGGCGTCACCGTCTTCACCACGGTCGGGATGTCGGTCGAATCCATGCCCTCCCGTGACGGCCGAACAGGCGGCCGGGCGGAACTTCGTCTGTTCCGTCGTGGGCACGTGGAGCCGCAGGACGAAGGCCTCATCGCAATGTGCCTGGCAAACCTGGCGGCGTATCCGTGGACGCTTGGGCGGGCTCTTGGCTGGGGAGAGGTCGTCACCTTTCCTGACGACGTGC from Streptomyces sp. NBC_01707 includes the following:
- a CDS encoding BTAD domain-containing putative transcriptional regulator, with amino-acid sequence MRAWRGGVQLPLGPVRRQAVLAALALRPGFLVSHEQLLDGVWGAEPPRTGRKVLPSYIYGLRQTLDAEGTGPADSMIRGEGGGYRLVVDDVQLDAADLAEHIEGARRAKASGDPATAVDRLSAALDLFDGEPLAGLPGPFADVERQRLLERLLGVRVERLECLVLLGRFADALDGLGALSASGPYDESLAALRMRALYGNGRQAEALAVHQDMCERLRDELGVDPGDELRRVHEAVLRRDDELLLGRATARSAAPSTRPRPGRTVNELPGDAGHLIGREAELAQLIAPSAPGSVSIVTVDGTAGVGKTALVVRAARELSADYPDGCLFADLRAHSTQRRQSPEQALQRLLRSLGAAKGELPSDLEELTAVWRAATSPLRLLLVLDDALDADQIRPLLPAGAGSRVLVAGRRRLAELDADRRVTLEPLDSGDAVSLLTHIIGEERAGREPEATHQLVGLCDGLPLALRIAGSRLQNRSTWTVEYLAGRMAGDEHRLGELSVGDRSVEAAFTLSYEHLAPEQQRGFRALGLAPTVEFDVLTSATMLHGPSHATEQILESLVDTSLLQQPRPGRYRLHDLVRVHARHLAEAAPAEASAARTAALRLYLDAARIASDWGSRSFPTGPPPDGAPFTTWQEAAAWLDAAGGELADVVGHAAALGEADYACWIAEALVDYFVRQGRYHECQTALEIALDHVDEATDERMAPALRNCLGYTAVHQRRYTQARTCFTEALDLVRRRPDPGEEVRTLAGLGALDLSVGDGDGAIRHVTAAVDLAGRLRNDWVASTALVILGLTHQFGGRNEEALACFAEARTRAETDGRPRMLGRPLSCAADVHLRLGHYGEAKSLYREAIRLVEQVGDIFLCARSLTRLGTAEQGEGNPAAAIALHHQALVQHQLLNPLTDPSCDWLEMDIRSRLGRAYLATGRLREAREQFRTVLDVHGARAHRAGRAPAAEGPEGREPR
- a CDS encoding PP2C family protein-serine/threonine phosphatase, with product MARLGVWKWAGKRSRLLPAVLLLFAVSMDLATPRTVSAAALYAAAILTAAPLLSLRGTIITGVSAFLLDWAMFRIFGYRRSPVEFSELAMVATVTVIAAFLNRLLANREMQLQSVRDIAAAAQRAVLPHPPERIGPLRFAAHYEAAQTDAQIGGDLYAVVDTPFGVRCVIGDVRGKGMEAVRAVAVCVGTFREAALQEPSLAGLVQRLERAVTLDARQAGSLFESEGFITGVFVEFPQRGNEFRLVNRGHPAPLLFLGDTVQYVEPGRPDLPLGLAALGAGPECVDTVTFPEGASLLLYTDGLTEARDETGTFYDPVGRFTGHRHPGPDALVDDLLADVHRHTGGTRTDDMALLAITRTPDDARPTSPR
- a CDS encoding SDR family NAD(P)-dependent oxidoreductase produces the protein MSKALTGRTALVTGGSRGIGAGIARELAREGANVVITYRKSREQAEEVVADLAALGAKALAVQADQSVPHEASTAVEQAAEFLGGRIDVLVNSAGVAVMGTVDQLDLDLLEGVQQMMATNVMGTVVTTHSASRYLPDGGRVILVGSNVAHRIPVPGVAEYAASKAAIDQLGRGWARDFGPRGITVNVVQPGATDTDMNPADGPNAAPQVAMTPLGRMGTTEDVAKAVVFLAGENAAYITGARLTVDGGFSI
- a CDS encoding MerR family transcriptional regulator gives rise to the protein MKIGELAAKTGVAPRLLRYYEEVGILTPFRSPNGYRTYGEPAIDRVLQIRELLEAGLTTEMIREVLPCLGSAEGDAHARECPDAKDLDGLRRQLSSIKRRIDVLQRNQRAIEAYLRLREDATVPTPTTADGVLVLVAE
- a CDS encoding FG-GAP repeat protein; protein product: MSLPFRTVVAAATVTALAGGLFTAVTAAPASAAPARYADDFNGDGHRDIAIGAPYKSINGASAAGGVVVSLGSATGLTTQKIGLNQSSAGVPGTPEEGDRFGMSIASGDLDSDGYADLVVGADGEDVGAYEGQGSVTILWGGAKPFTSSTTTTVDNPHQWQSHGLDVAVGDFTGDSGADLAVIEPDAVVVYKGGHSRESQTTPAYTMAVPGAQLLNWEAAVGDVNGDGKHDLAVTGNPGTGRPGTDIYTGQEGRPNRIQRVDDGSTAVALGDINGDGFDDMATSLTWPDTYYVDDPSNGSGYVTVRYGSLTGFGDPVTLHQNSTGVPGADEDGDGWGSSVAIGDITGDGKAELVVGANGEWLGNLENAGDVTVFRGSASGVSQSGVVRISQDTAGVPGVAETDDLFGAQVRLTDYNNNGKADLAVTASFENDRSGGLWTLPGTSSGLTGSGSKSLSSADFGLASGSRLGETLLD
- a CDS encoding VOC family protein, which produces MTNPAHPGRTLFVNIPVADLELSKAFFAKLGFGFNPMFTDETAACMLVGEHAFVMLLSREKFAEFAKLPMADPTTHTLALYCFSVSSRDEVDSVSAAAVAAGGCEVDGAEDHGFMYSRSFYDLDGHGWQVMWMDPAAAEQGPEAFAASAQGADTPA
- a CDS encoding suppressor of fused domain protein; translated protein: MPAPVIVRDVFHRLQEELGEEDAGITFENGPGPLDRIDVMVHRAADSSGVTVFTTVGMSVESMPSRDGRTGGRAELRLFRRGHVEPQDEGLIAMCLANLAAYPWTLGRALGWGEVVTFPDDVPTYPGCRRAFLAGPWTDEQTDSIQTSTEAVRVVNVVPISESERVQALALRPKAFFRDLLDARDVFTPPHP